GATGAAGGCCTGCGCCGCGCGCGAGTCGCCGCCCACCGTGCTGGCGGTCAGCTCGCTGGCCGCCGCCGGGCCCTCGGCGCCCGGCAGGCCGCACACGGAGTCCGACCCGCCCGAGCCGATCTCGCTGTACGGCCGCAGCAAGCTGGCCGGCGAGCTCGCCGCGCGGCGGTTCGCTGCCGTGGTGCCGCTGTCCATCCTCCGCCCGCCCGTGGTGTTCGGCCCCGGCGACCGGGACGGGCTCAATTTGTTCTTGGGTCTAAAGTACTCGCGCCTGCACCTGGTGCCGCAGCGCAAGGGGCTGCCGCTTTCGCTTGTGCACGCCGACGACCTGGCCGAGGCCATGGCGCTGGCGGTCGAACGCGGCGAGCGTGTGCCGGCCGACGGCGAAGCTGACGACTCCACCAACCGCGGCGCCGGCGTGTACTACGCGGCCGACCCGGCGGTCAGCTCCTGGGCCGAAGCGGGCCTCCTGGCCGCGGCCGGCCTGGGCATCCGGGTGCTGGTGATCCGGCTCCGCAAGTACCCGTTCCTGATCCCCGCCGCGGCGGGCGAGCTGATGGGCCGCCTCACCGGCAAGCCGACGCTGTTCGGGTTCGACAAGCTCCGCGAGGCGTCCGCCACCGGCTGGGTCTGCAGCGTGGAGAAGGCGGCCGAGCAGCTCGACTTCCGCTGCCAGGCCACGCTCGCCGACCGCTACCGCCAGACCGCCGAATGGTACCGGTCCGAGGGCTGGATCTAGCCTCGCGGGAGCCACGAAACTCGCCTTGCCCGGTTTGGCCCCGCGGCCTACACTCCGGCCCCTATCCTCACAGGCGGCGCCGGCCCCCCGCGGGCGCCAGCACACGGCTCGGTAATCTGGGAAAGGATTCCCCCATGCTGTTCGACCCACGCACATTCGTTTCGCAGGTGGCAGACCTGCACGCCCAGGCGGTCGCCCGCTGGCACAACCAGCCGCTGGACAACCCCTACACCGGCGTGATGGCGGTGGTCTGCCAGCAGCACCAGTTCAACTTCCAGCTGTGGCACGAGGAGGACATCGCCCGCGACCCGGACGTGGGCGACGACCGCATCGCCCAGGTGAAGCGCGCCATCGACGGCTTCAACCAGCAGCGCAACGACTGGATCGAGCGGATCGACGAGACCTTCATCCAGATGCTGACGACCGGCGGCGTCTGCTCGAAAGCCGACGCCCGACTCAACACCGAGACCCCCGGCAGCGCCGTGGACCGGCTGTCGATCATGACCCTGCGGATCTACCACCTCCGCGAGGAGCTGGACCGCGACGACATCGACGACCTGCA
This genomic interval from Posidoniimonas corsicana contains the following:
- a CDS encoding DUF4254 domain-containing protein, giving the protein MLFDPRTFVSQVADLHAQAVARWHNQPLDNPYTGVMAVVCQQHQFNFQLWHEEDIARDPDVGDDRIAQVKRAIDGFNQQRNDWIERIDETFIQMLTTGGVCSKADARLNTETPGSAVDRLSIMTLRIYHLREELDRDDIDDLHIAKVQEKLRRCGVQHADLSQSLSELLLAIFSGEKILKVYRQMKMYNDPTLNPQLYRKAG
- a CDS encoding NAD-dependent epimerase/dehydratase family protein, with product MPTALVTGASGFIGPRLVMRLQSAGHDVACLVRPTSKTERLEALGVRLVRGDVTDPAGLPAALDGVDHVYHLAGRTHARSLAEFLAVNEQGTTNLMKACAARESPPTVLAVSSLAAAGPSAPGRPHTESDPPEPISLYGRSKLAGELAARRFAAVVPLSILRPPVVFGPGDRDGLNLFLGLKYSRLHLVPQRKGLPLSLVHADDLAEAMALAVERGERVPADGEADDSTNRGAGVYYAADPAVSSWAEAGLLAAAGLGIRVLVIRLRKYPFLIPAAAGELMGRLTGKPTLFGFDKLREASATGWVCSVEKAAEQLDFRCQATLADRYRQTAEWYRSEGWI